The following are from one region of the Candidatus Kinetoplastibacterium crithidii genome:
- the hflC gene encoding protease modulator HflC, with translation MQRIFLILSSCFVLFVLACSTMFVVNERSYALVFSLGEISREISSPGLYFKLPAPFQNIEFLDKRILTIESKDAERIQTSEKKNLSIDSFVKWRIANPKLFYVTFEGNERAAQEKLQAQIRDALNASVNVRTVKEVVSVERSEIMTEILNNVASRAAPLGVEIVDVRLRRIEFAPEISKSVYRRMEAERTKVANELRSIGAAESEKIRAEADRSREEILAKANAQAEAIKGEGDAIASAIYASSFGKNHSFYKFYKSLEAYKKSFSNKDDTLVVDTSSDFFQFMKKNDLK, from the coding sequence ATGCAACGTATATTTTTAATACTATCTAGTTGTTTTGTTTTATTTGTATTAGCTTGTTCTACAATGTTTGTCGTAAATGAGCGTAGTTATGCATTAGTTTTCTCACTTGGTGAAATTAGTAGGGAAATTAGTTCTCCTGGTTTATATTTCAAATTACCAGCGCCATTTCAAAATATTGAGTTTCTTGATAAAAGAATACTTACAATTGAATCAAAGGATGCAGAGCGAATTCAAACATCAGAAAAAAAGAATTTGTCTATTGATTCTTTTGTTAAATGGAGAATAGCTAATCCAAAATTATTTTATGTAACTTTTGAGGGTAATGAAAGGGCTGCACAAGAAAAATTACAAGCACAAATTAGAGATGCCTTGAATGCCTCAGTCAATGTTAGAACAGTAAAAGAAGTTGTCTCTGTAGAAAGAAGTGAAATTATGACGGAAATTCTTAATAACGTAGCATCTAGAGCAGCCCCGTTGGGTGTTGAAATTGTTGATGTAAGATTACGTAGAATTGAATTTGCACCTGAAATTTCTAAGTCAGTATATAGAAGAATGGAAGCTGAACGTACAAAAGTTGCTAATGAATTAAGATCCATAGGGGCAGCGGAAAGTGAAAAAATTAGAGCAGAGGCAGATAGATCTCGAGAGGAAATATTAGCTAAAGCCAATGCTCAAGCAGAAGCAATTAAAGGAGAAGGTGATGCTATTGCAAGTGCAATTTATGCTTCATCTTTTGGTAAAAATCATAGTTTTTATAAGTTTTACAAGAGTCTAGAAGCTTATAAAAAATCTTTTTCTAATAAGGATGATACATTAGTAGTAGATACAAGTTCTGATTTTTTTCAGTTTATGAAAAAAAATGATTTGAAATAG
- the hisS gene encoding histidine--tRNA ligase, which yields MVNNKNTKKILAIRGMNDILPSRSFDWFRLENILFDWLHSYGYSNIRVPILEQTSLFQRGIGEVTDIVEKEMYSFRDSYNNDSLTMRPEITAGIVRATIEHNILYERPRRLYSLGPVFRHERPQLGRYRQFHQVDVEAVGFEGPDLDAELMIMVSRLWEILGIKNVRLEVNCLGSYQDRLNYKEVLLSFFEKNIDHLDEISKKRLYSNPLRILDSKNPVISSLMKEAPVLLDFLSDKSLNYFDSVCDFLKSNNIQYYINNRLVRGLDYYNLTVFEWTTDKLGSQGTVCGGGRYDNLFSMLGGKDIPAAGFAIGFERLIELWNFYKNPSRIEECDIYITHRGLIAQKLSFNYAEKLRDAGFKVIVHCGLNDSLKRQFRMADLSNATLAIVFGEDEVANNFASIKLLRVPHNYKVNQEKISIELLIPFLKDKIKK from the coding sequence ATGGTAAATAATAAAAATACTAAAAAAATTTTAGCGATACGAGGAATGAATGATATCCTTCCTTCAAGAAGTTTTGATTGGTTTCGTTTAGAAAATATTTTATTTGATTGGCTCCATAGTTATGGATATTCTAATATCAGAGTTCCTATCCTGGAGCAAACTAGCTTATTTCAAAGAGGTATAGGTGAGGTAACTGATATAGTAGAAAAAGAAATGTATTCTTTTAGAGATAGTTATAATAACGACTCTTTAACTATGCGTCCAGAAATTACAGCAGGAATAGTTAGAGCTACTATAGAACATAATATATTGTATGAAAGACCTCGTAGATTATATTCTCTTGGGCCAGTTTTTAGGCATGAGCGTCCACAGTTAGGAAGATATAGACAATTCCATCAAGTTGATGTAGAAGCAGTTGGTTTTGAAGGCCCTGATTTAGATGCTGAATTAATGATTATGGTGTCTAGGCTATGGGAAATTCTAGGTATTAAAAATGTTAGATTAGAAGTTAATTGTCTTGGTTCTTATCAAGATAGATTGAATTATAAAGAAGTATTATTAAGTTTTTTTGAAAAAAATATAGATCATTTAGATGAGATTAGCAAAAAACGTTTATATTCTAATCCATTAAGGATCTTAGATAGTAAAAATCCAGTTATATCTTCTTTAATGAAGGAAGCTCCAGTTTTATTGGATTTTTTATCAGATAAATCATTAAATTATTTTGATTCTGTATGTGATTTTTTAAAGTCTAATAATATTCAATATTATATTAATAACCGCTTAGTAAGAGGATTGGATTATTACAATTTGACAGTTTTTGAGTGGACTACAGATAAATTGGGTTCTCAAGGTACAGTTTGTGGTGGTGGTAGGTATGATAATTTATTTAGCATGCTTGGAGGTAAGGATATTCCTGCTGCTGGTTTTGCTATAGGATTTGAAAGACTAATAGAATTATGGAATTTTTATAAAAATCCTTCTAGAATTGAAGAATGTGATATTTATATTACTCATCGTGGTTTAATAGCTCAAAAGTTATCATTTAATTATGCTGAAAAATTACGTGATGCTGGATTTAAAGTAATAGTTCATTGTGGTTTAAATGATAGTTTAAAACGCCAGTTTAGAATGGCTGATTTGAGTAACGCTACACTAGCTATAGTTTTTGGAGAAGATGAGGTTGCAAATAATTTTGCAAGCATAAAATTATTACGTGTGCCTCATAATTATAAAGTTAATCAGGAAAAAATCTCTATAGAACTATTAATACCTTTTTTAAAAGATAAAATAAAAAAATAA
- the ndk gene encoding nucleoside-diphosphate kinase translates to MAIQRTLSIIKPDAVSKNCIGKIISRFEENGLFIVASRFHKLSTYEAESFYSVHKERPFFRDLINFMISGPVFIQVLEGENAIQINRNIMGDTDPKKAKKGTIRADFADNIDANAVHGSDSEENAKNEIAFFFSEMEIHSRKL, encoded by the coding sequence ATGGCTATTCAACGTACTTTATCAATAATAAAACCTGATGCAGTGTCTAAAAATTGTATTGGGAAAATCATATCTCGTTTTGAAGAAAATGGTTTATTTATAGTAGCCTCGCGTTTTCATAAATTATCTACTTATGAGGCAGAGTCATTTTATTCTGTTCATAAAGAACGGCCTTTTTTTAGAGATTTAATAAATTTTATGATTTCAGGACCTGTATTTATTCAAGTTTTAGAAGGAGAAAATGCTATTCAAATTAATCGTAATATTATGGGTGACACGGATCCAAAAAAAGCAAAGAAAGGAACAATTAGGGCTGATTTTGCTGATAATATAGATGCTAATGCTGTACATGGTTCTGATTCAGAAGAAAATGCAAAGAATGAAATAGCTTTTTTCTTTTCTGAAATGGAAATCCATTCTCGTAAATTATAG
- the hfq gene encoding RNA chaperone Hfq produces MNNKGQTLQDPFLNKLRKDHVPISIYLVNGIKLQGQIEAFDQYVVLLRNTVTQMVYKHAISTVVPSRAISFQEDFEAE; encoded by the coding sequence ATGAATAATAAAGGTCAAACTCTACAAGATCCATTTTTAAATAAATTGCGTAAAGATCATGTGCCAATATCTATATATTTGGTTAATGGAATAAAACTGCAAGGGCAAATAGAAGCATTTGATCAATATGTTGTTTTATTAAGAAATACAGTAACACAGATGGTATATAAACATGCCATATCAACTGTGGTTCCTTCTAGAGCTATAAGTTTTCAGGAAGATTTTGAAGCGGAATAG
- a CDS encoding tetratricopeptide repeat protein, which yields MNKLFLITRKKIIFLLIVFFSIFLIKYFFFKKTTINNMRDFELFEQVVTTNPVNIEKMKELLDTIKKNNTNDSYSKLSSLIAANVFQEKLLFDEAKTELIWLSNIEKNNVFQHIAKLRLSNVFINIGEYDRALECLKHSPKSFEGLFDNSRGDVFFAQGNLSKAIENWKLSLNHMDKNDPLFKIIQLKIDSYN from the coding sequence ATGAATAAATTATTTCTTATAACGAGAAAAAAAATAATATTTTTATTGATAGTTTTTTTTTCTATATTTTTAATAAAATATTTTTTCTTTAAGAAAACAACTATTAATAATATGAGAGATTTTGAATTATTTGAACAAGTGGTAACTACAAATCCTGTTAATATTGAAAAAATGAAAGAATTATTAGATACAATTAAAAAAAACAATACTAATGATTCTTATTCTAAGTTATCTTCGCTGATTGCTGCTAATGTATTTCAAGAAAAATTGTTATTTGATGAAGCAAAAACTGAATTAATATGGTTATCTAATATTGAAAAGAATAACGTGTTTCAACATATTGCGAAACTGCGTTTATCTAATGTATTTATAAATATTGGTGAATATGATAGGGCATTAGAATGTTTGAAGCATTCTCCAAAATCTTTTGAAGGTTTATTTGATAATAGTAGAGGTGATGTTTTTTTTGCACAAGGTAACTTGAGTAAAGCTATAGAAAATTGGAAATTATCTTTAAATCATATGGATAAAAATGATCCTTTATTTAAAATAATTCAGTTAAAAATTGATTCTTATAATTAG
- the der gene encoding ribosome biogenesis GTPase Der, whose amino-acid sequence MYYKPIVSIVGRANVGKSTLFNRLTKTKNALVADFSGLTRDRHYGEAHFASYNFIVIDTGGLDIHSKDQFSLKIASQTNQAILESDVVIFLLDGRSGICSQDYEIAKLLRRFSNKIILLAINKSEGMNLSNFGNDFYELGLGKPYLISSSHGDGIYHLIEDALSGFTKHNFDERQNIVESNSSIKLAIIGKPNVGKSTLINSFLGEERLIAFDMPGTTKDSINVDFNFDGRKYTLVDTAGMRRKSRVIDHIEKFSVIKTIQAIESSDVVLLVIDANEDISDQDAHMAGFILESGKAIVIAFNKCDILEKEKIKNIEKSFRRKIHFLSFAKLHMISALKKHHINDIFLSVNEAYDSSFAKLSTPKLNKLLKLAITKQPPPKKNIIRPKMRYAHQGGQNPPIIVIHGNSLEHISSSYIRYLESFFRKELSLKGTPLRIEFKSSKNPYI is encoded by the coding sequence GTGTATTATAAACCAATAGTTTCGATAGTAGGAAGAGCAAATGTAGGTAAGTCTACTTTGTTTAATCGTTTGACAAAAACAAAAAATGCGTTAGTTGCTGATTTTTCAGGTCTCACTCGTGATAGACATTATGGAGAAGCTCATTTTGCATCATATAATTTTATTGTGATTGATACTGGTGGTCTTGATATTCATTCTAAAGATCAATTCTCTTTGAAAATTGCTTCTCAAACCAATCAAGCTATATTGGAATCTGATGTTGTTATATTTTTGCTTGACGGTCGTTCGGGAATATGTTCGCAAGATTATGAAATTGCTAAGTTGTTGCGTAGATTTTCTAATAAAATTATATTACTAGCTATTAATAAATCAGAAGGAATGAATTTAAGTAATTTTGGTAATGACTTTTATGAATTAGGATTGGGTAAACCATATTTGATTTCTTCATCTCATGGCGATGGTATTTATCATTTAATTGAAGATGCATTAAGTGGATTTACAAAACATAATTTTGATGAACGGCAGAATATTGTAGAATCTAACTCTTCTATTAAATTGGCTATAATTGGCAAACCAAATGTTGGAAAATCTACATTAATTAATTCGTTTCTAGGAGAAGAGAGGCTAATAGCTTTTGATATGCCTGGTACAACTAAAGATTCTATAAATGTTGATTTTAATTTTGATGGTAGAAAATATACATTGGTAGATACTGCTGGTATGCGTCGTAAAAGTAGGGTAATCGATCATATTGAAAAATTTTCAGTAATAAAAACCATTCAGGCAATTGAATCTAGTGATGTTGTTTTATTGGTTATAGATGCAAATGAGGATATTTCTGATCAAGATGCTCACATGGCTGGTTTTATTTTAGAATCAGGCAAAGCAATTGTCATAGCTTTTAATAAATGTGATATTTTAGAAAAAGAAAAAATAAAAAATATAGAAAAATCTTTTAGAAGAAAAATACATTTTTTGTCATTTGCTAAGTTACATATGATTTCAGCATTAAAAAAACATCATATTAATGACATTTTCTTATCTGTAAATGAGGCTTATGATTCTTCTTTTGCTAAATTATCTACTCCCAAGCTTAATAAGCTACTTAAACTAGCGATTACTAAACAACCTCCTCCTAAAAAAAATATAATTAGACCAAAAATGCGTTATGCTCATCAAGGTGGGCAAAATCCTCCAATTATTGTAATTCATGGAAATTCTCTTGAACATATTTCTAGTTCTTATATAAGATATCTTGAATCATTTTTCAGAAAAGAATTATCTTTAAAAGGTACGCCGTTAAGAATTGAATTTAAGTCATCAAAAAATCCATATATTTAG
- the hflK gene encoding FtsH protease activity modulator HflK, whose translation MLVIQWGKILRIFNIFNFDDSNWGRGKNKDFSDESKKNNNPPDLDDVWNDLSKRFSNVFGKYGKNNSDKMPYFNFKNSGFFFFLFIAFCSIIWLSSSFFVVKEGQVSVITRFGKYYRTAQPGFRWHLPFPIEHHEMVNLSQLRTFEVGFRGNSQNKVLSESLMLTTDENIVDMQFVVQYRLSINGAVDYLFKIRDPDESVKQAAETAMREIVGKKNMDFVLYEGRTAVTFEVQKLMQNILNNYSTGIQITAVAIQNVQPPEQVQAAFDDAVKAGQDRERKINEGYAYANQVIPLASGQSSRYLEQAEAYKATVIGEAKGESSRFCSILKEYEKAPDITRTRLYLEAMESIFSKSNKLMIDSKNSNVLLLPLDSLNNKINDSFTTKKNDLLEEKVEKKLYDIDENNNFKTINKSSDKIKRDRSLY comes from the coding sequence ATGCTTGTAATACAATGGGGCAAGATATTGAGAATTTTTAATATATTTAATTTTGATGATTCTAATTGGGGGCGCGGAAAAAACAAAGATTTTTCTGATGAGTCTAAAAAAAATAATAATCCACCAGATTTAGATGATGTTTGGAATGATTTAAGTAAACGTTTTTCTAATGTTTTTGGAAAGTATGGAAAAAATAATAGTGATAAAATGCCATATTTTAATTTTAAAAATTCTGGTTTTTTCTTTTTTTTATTCATTGCATTTTGTTCTATTATCTGGCTATCTAGTAGTTTTTTTGTTGTTAAAGAAGGTCAAGTTTCTGTAATTACTAGATTTGGAAAATATTATAGAACAGCGCAACCAGGTTTTAGATGGCATTTACCATTCCCTATAGAACATCATGAAATGGTAAACTTATCTCAGTTGCGTACTTTTGAGGTAGGGTTTCGTGGGAATTCTCAAAATAAAGTTCTATCTGAATCTTTAATGCTTACAACAGATGAGAATATTGTAGATATGCAATTTGTTGTTCAATATCGCTTGAGCATAAATGGAGCTGTTGATTATTTATTTAAAATAAGAGATCCTGATGAATCTGTTAAACAAGCTGCTGAAACTGCTATGCGAGAAATAGTAGGTAAGAAAAATATGGATTTTGTTTTGTATGAAGGTCGTACTGCTGTTACTTTTGAAGTTCAAAAGCTTATGCAAAATATTTTAAATAATTACAGTACTGGTATTCAGATAACTGCAGTTGCTATACAAAATGTTCAACCGCCAGAACAAGTACAAGCTGCTTTTGATGATGCAGTGAAGGCAGGACAAGATAGGGAAAGAAAAATTAATGAAGGATATGCCTATGCAAATCAGGTTATACCATTAGCTAGTGGTCAATCCTCTAGATATTTAGAGCAAGCAGAGGCCTACAAAGCTACAGTAATAGGCGAAGCTAAAGGTGAGTCATCTCGTTTTTGTAGTATCTTAAAAGAATATGAAAAGGCGCCTGATATAACAAGAACTCGTTTATATCTAGAGGCTATGGAAAGTATTTTTTCTAAATCTAACAAGTTGATGATTGATTCTAAAAATAGTAATGTTTTGTTGTTACCTTTAGACTCCTTAAATAATAAAATCAATGATTCTTTTACAACTAAGAAAAATGATTTATTAGAAGAAAAAGTAGAAAAAAAACTTTATGATATTGATGAAAATAATAATTTTAAAACTATTAATAAATCATCGGATAAAATAAAGCGTGATCGTTCATTGTACTAA
- the hflX gene encoding GTPase HflX encodes MKSLIVGVNLGDVFFDDNLKEFFMLAQSSGASIADHIVVKRDIPDRKFFIGSGKVEEISYLITELSIEIVLFDASLSPSQQRNLELRWGVRVVDRVALILDIFAIRAKSHEGKLQVELAQLQYLSTRLTRLWTHLERQRGGIGMRGPGESQLEIDRRIISSKVKLLKERLKKIKSRRVAQRTLREHNRVFSISLVGYTNSGKSTLFNLLTKEKTYVANQLFATLDTTSRRIWINNSNKDIVISDTVGFIRDLPHNLIDSFHATLHEAVSADLLLHVVDFSNENYQAQIDNVNNVIKEIGASDIPVIMIYNKIDLSNVQPRVEYGLNNIIDSVFLSALKKTGINGLTEAIINACNTMGQDIENF; translated from the coding sequence ATGAAATCTTTAATAGTTGGAGTCAATTTAGGTGATGTTTTTTTTGATGATAATTTAAAAGAGTTCTTCATGCTAGCCCAATCATCTGGAGCTTCCATAGCAGATCATATAGTTGTTAAGAGAGATATTCCTGATAGAAAATTTTTTATAGGTTCTGGAAAAGTAGAAGAAATATCATATTTAATAACAGAGCTTTCTATAGAAATAGTCTTATTTGATGCTTCATTATCTCCATCACAACAAAGAAATCTTGAGTTAAGATGGGGGGTTAGAGTAGTTGATAGAGTTGCTTTAATTTTAGATATTTTTGCTATAAGAGCTAAAAGTCATGAAGGTAAGCTTCAAGTTGAATTAGCACAATTACAATATTTATCTACAAGATTAACTAGGTTATGGACTCATTTGGAGCGTCAGCGTGGTGGAATTGGTATGAGGGGTCCTGGTGAGTCACAGCTTGAGATTGATCGACGTATTATATCTAGCAAAGTTAAGCTTTTAAAAGAGCGTTTAAAGAAAATAAAATCTAGAAGGGTGGCACAAAGAACTCTTCGTGAGCATAATAGGGTATTTTCAATTTCTTTAGTTGGTTATACAAATTCAGGAAAATCTACATTATTTAATTTATTAACAAAAGAAAAAACTTATGTTGCTAATCAACTATTTGCAACATTAGACACAACATCTCGCCGTATATGGATAAATAATTCTAATAAAGATATTGTTATTTCTGATACAGTAGGTTTTATACGAGATTTACCGCATAATTTGATAGATTCATTTCACGCAACACTACACGAAGCTGTAAGCGCTGATTTATTACTTCATGTGGTTGATTTTTCGAATGAAAATTATCAAGCACAAATAGATAATGTTAATAATGTTATTAAAGAAATAGGGGCATCTGATATACCAGTAATTATGATTTACAATAAGATTGATTTATCTAATGTACAACCTAGGGTAGAATATGGTTTAAATAATATTATTGATAGTGTTTTTTTGAGCGCACTCAAAAAAACTGGAATAAATGGTTTAACCGAAGCGATAATTAATGCTTGTAATACAATGGGGCAAGATATTGAGAATTTTTAA
- the rlmN gene encoding 23S rRNA (adenine(2503)-C(2))-methyltransferase RlmN, with protein sequence MGDNLFINLLGMDDLSLRKILEECDCYSNYRISQLKRWIHKDQVDCFDHMTNLSIKLRNYLKAVAKIEAMPLKTQYFSIDGTRKWLFDVGFDNAVETVFIPDSNRNTLCISSQAGCTVNCSFCFTGQQGFNRNLTTSEIIGQLWWAQKNINNDFFSGNIDKSIINSPKITNIVMMGMGEPLLNYGQVLPALRLMIDENSYALSKRKITLSTSGIVPMIDKLVNDCPVSLAISLHAPNDELRDRLVPINKKYPLQELISSCKNYVSYAPRDFITFEYCMLDNINDSDTHAFELVELVRNIKCKINLIPFNSFPNSKLKRSTQSRILSFVKILNSQGIITTVRKTRGDDINAACGQLAGSIKNITKIKVNESIKL encoded by the coding sequence ATGGGAGATAATCTTTTTATTAACCTGCTAGGTATGGATGATCTATCTTTAAGAAAAATTCTAGAAGAGTGTGATTGTTATAGTAATTACAGGATTTCTCAATTGAAGAGATGGATTCATAAAGATCAAGTTGATTGTTTTGATCATATGACTAATCTTTCTATAAAACTACGTAATTATTTGAAAGCAGTAGCTAAAATAGAAGCAATGCCATTAAAAACACAGTATTTTTCTATAGATGGAACTAGAAAATGGTTATTTGATGTTGGTTTTGATAATGCAGTTGAGACAGTTTTTATACCTGATAGCAATCGAAATACTCTTTGTATATCTAGTCAGGCAGGTTGTACTGTAAATTGCAGTTTTTGTTTTACTGGTCAACAAGGATTTAATCGTAATTTGACTACTAGTGAAATTATTGGTCAGCTATGGTGGGCACAAAAAAATATAAATAATGATTTTTTTTCTGGAAATATAGATAAATCCATTATCAATTCTCCTAAAATAACTAATATAGTAATGATGGGAATGGGAGAGCCTTTATTAAACTATGGACAGGTTCTTCCTGCTTTACGTTTGATGATAGATGAAAATTCATATGCATTATCAAAAAGAAAAATAACTTTATCTACATCAGGTATAGTTCCTATGATTGATAAATTGGTTAATGATTGTCCTGTTTCTTTGGCTATTTCTTTACATGCTCCTAATGATGAACTAAGGGATAGGTTAGTACCAATAAATAAAAAATACCCACTACAAGAACTAATTAGTTCTTGTAAGAATTATGTGTCTTATGCACCTAGAGATTTTATTACATTTGAATATTGTATGCTAGATAATATAAATGATTCAGATACACATGCTTTTGAATTGGTTGAGTTAGTAAGAAATATTAAATGTAAAATAAATTTAATACCATTTAACTCATTTCCTAATTCCAAGTTGAAAAGATCTACACAAAGTAGAATTTTATCTTTTGTAAAAATATTAAATTCTCAAGGAATTATTACTACGGTAAGAAAAACGAGAGGTGATGATATAAATGCAGCATGTGGTCAATTGGCTGGTAGTATTAAAAATATTACTAAGATCAAGGTTAATGAATCTATTAAACTATAA
- a CDS encoding PQQ-binding-like beta-propeller repeat protein, giving the protein MISYKFVFLFKKVICFLLLFISIHNKSLAVTDADEPQITYHNSYLSYENLFSEFTIDLISKVIGDYIYVASLDGNIAKLDVVNHKCLWQRKRSIDHVVSIVADAANVVVVSEKGDILVLDSNGNQKWSSLVNNVIDTPPVIYKNILIIRTCDLSINAFYINNGEVIWSLNNYFFSVSSSIYSPMLCFNKSLITYSTNNSISSIDINTGFIEWKIPIFLGNINNHLLGINGAFLIYKDNIYFSTSKNYITCLNITNTVNVKWSKLFSSCNIMCMSDGFIYALSNEGELVKFDAIDGSVIWKKIIIKNCKFRTILAVNKLIVCGDSFGQLYFISSDDGSTFYKVKISKNSILSSVVFSNNKIIVNAVDGIYIIDI; this is encoded by the coding sequence ATGATTTCTTATAAATTTGTTTTTTTATTTAAAAAAGTAATCTGTTTTTTATTGCTTTTTATAAGTATTCATAATAAGTCTCTTGCAGTTACAGATGCTGATGAGCCACAAATAACATATCATAATAGCTATTTGTCTTATGAAAATTTATTCTCTGAATTTACAATTGATTTAATTTCAAAGGTAATAGGTGATTACATATATGTAGCTTCTTTAGATGGAAATATTGCCAAGTTAGATGTTGTTAATCATAAATGTTTATGGCAAAGAAAAAGATCTATTGATCATGTAGTATCCATAGTTGCTGATGCTGCTAATGTTGTGGTTGTTTCTGAAAAAGGGGATATCCTAGTATTGGATAGTAACGGAAATCAAAAATGGTCGTCATTAGTAAACAATGTAATTGATACTCCACCAGTTATATATAAAAATATTCTTATAATTAGGACTTGTGATTTATCTATTAATGCTTTTTATATTAATAATGGAGAAGTAATTTGGTCATTAAATAATTATTTTTTTTCAGTATCTTCTTCTATTTATTCTCCCATGTTATGTTTTAATAAGTCTCTCATAACATATAGCACAAATAATAGCATTTCATCAATCGATATTAATACTGGTTTTATAGAATGGAAAATTCCAATTTTTTTAGGTAACATAAACAATCATTTATTAGGTATTAATGGTGCTTTTTTAATATATAAAGATAATATTTATTTTTCTACTAGTAAAAATTATATTACTTGTCTAAATATAACAAATACAGTTAATGTTAAATGGAGTAAACTGTTTTCATCATGTAATATTATGTGCATGTCTGATGGGTTTATTTATGCTTTAAGTAATGAAGGAGAGTTGGTTAAGTTTGATGCCATAGATGGAAGTGTTATTTGGAAGAAAATAATTATAAAAAATTGCAAATTTAGAACTATTTTAGCAGTAAATAAGTTAATAGTTTGTGGTGATTCTTTTGGTCAATTATATTTTATTTCCTCTGATGATGGTTCTACATTTTATAAAGTTAAGATTAGCAAGAATAGTATATTATCTTCGGTTGTTTTTAGTAATAATAAAATTATAGTTAATGCCGTAGATGGTATTTATATAATAGATATTTAA